In Hymenobacter gelipurpurascens, one DNA window encodes the following:
- a CDS encoding NADPH-dependent F420 reductase codes for MKIGILGTGNVGQTLGAKLLSLGHEVLLGSRQRSNEKAVAWAQQQGGGAHEGSFADAAHFGELIIVATLGTGTVAAVTQGGPENFVGKTVIDLTNPLDFSQGMPPKLFVGITDSLGEQVQRALPGAHVVKTLNLVNVAQMVDPASSGEPDMFVCGDDAGAKDQVTKLLQDLGWKRITDLGGLEEARATEPFVLLWVRYGIKHNTWTHAMSFTSAQ; via the coding sequence ATGAAAATTGGCATTCTGGGTACCGGAAACGTAGGACAAACGCTGGGCGCTAAACTGCTAAGCCTAGGCCACGAGGTATTGCTAGGCTCGCGCCAGCGCAGCAATGAAAAAGCTGTTGCCTGGGCACAGCAGCAGGGGGGCGGAGCACACGAAGGCTCTTTTGCCGACGCAGCTCACTTCGGTGAACTGATTATTGTAGCCACGCTGGGCACAGGCACCGTAGCAGCCGTAACGCAAGGCGGCCCGGAAAACTTCGTGGGCAAAACGGTTATCGACCTTACTAATCCGCTGGATTTCTCGCAGGGCATGCCGCCGAAGTTGTTCGTAGGCATTACTGACTCGCTGGGGGAACAAGTGCAGCGGGCACTGCCGGGGGCGCATGTAGTGAAGACCCTGAACCTGGTAAACGTGGCCCAAATGGTCGATCCGGCTTCGTCAGGGGAGCCCGATATGTTTGTGTGCGGCGACGATGCCGGCGCCAAAGACCAGGTAACCAAACTGCTCCAAGACTTAGGCTGGAAGCGCATTACCGACCTAGGTGGCCTAGAGGAGGCCCGCGCCACGGAGCCGTTTGTGCTGCTGTGGGTGCGCTACGGCATCAAGCACAACACCTGGACGCACGCCATGAGCTTCACATCAGCACAGTAA
- a CDS encoding amino acid permease: MANIFAKKPLALLLGEANSTGHGTLKRTLGAGNLVALGVGAIIGAGLFVRTAAAAAQASGPGVTLAFIVAAIGCVFAGLCYAEFAAMIPIAGSAYTYAYTTMGEFVAWVIGWALIMEYALGAATVSIAWSEYLNKLLEDFGMSPISYAWSHSPFESAAIDGVMQHGIMNLPALLIIVALSLLLIKGTQESAMFNSIVVILKVAIVLVFIAVGWQFINPANHTPYLIPENAEPVKNAAGHIVREYTEWNKHGMGGVLGGAAIVFFAFIGFDAVSTAAQEAKNPKRDMPIGILGSLAICTVLYILFGHVLTGVANWREFADPAKGGEASVAYAIKAHMPGYGWLSTAVTLAILLGFSSVILVMLMGQSRVFFSMAKDGLMPKAFSDLHPKFSTPYKSNLALLVFVGGFAAFVPGSLAGDLTSFGTLLAFVLVSAGVWIMRRSDPAQPRPFRAPLSSPTFPFVPIMGILVCLSMIAALDAFTLKVAMGWMLLGFIVYFLYGKRNSKLQQGVVVMPTEMEEQAFIEPVDKN, from the coding sequence ATGGCAAATATTTTCGCCAAAAAACCCCTGGCCCTGCTGTTGGGCGAGGCTAACTCCACCGGCCACGGCACGCTGAAACGCACGCTGGGCGCCGGCAACCTCGTGGCCTTGGGCGTGGGGGCCATCATCGGCGCAGGTCTGTTTGTGCGGACGGCTGCTGCCGCGGCGCAGGCATCAGGACCGGGCGTTACGCTGGCCTTTATTGTAGCTGCCATTGGCTGCGTGTTCGCGGGCCTGTGCTACGCCGAGTTTGCCGCCATGATTCCGATTGCCGGCTCGGCCTACACCTATGCCTACACTACCATGGGCGAGTTTGTGGCCTGGGTTATCGGCTGGGCCCTGATTATGGAATACGCCCTCGGGGCCGCCACCGTATCCATTGCTTGGAGCGAATACCTCAACAAGCTGCTGGAGGATTTTGGGATGTCCCCGATATCCTACGCCTGGAGCCACTCGCCATTTGAAAGCGCGGCCATTGATGGCGTGATGCAGCATGGCATCATGAACCTGCCCGCCCTGCTGATTATCGTGGCGCTTTCCTTGTTGCTGATCAAAGGCACCCAGGAGTCGGCCATGTTCAACTCCATCGTGGTAATCCTGAAAGTGGCTATCGTGCTGGTTTTCATTGCGGTAGGCTGGCAGTTTATCAACCCCGCTAACCACACGCCTTACCTGATTCCGGAGAATGCTGAGCCCGTGAAAAACGCCGCCGGCCACATCGTTCGGGAGTATACCGAGTGGAACAAGCATGGTATGGGTGGTGTGCTGGGTGGCGCTGCCATCGTATTCTTCGCCTTTATCGGCTTTGATGCCGTGAGCACCGCTGCACAGGAGGCCAAAAACCCCAAGCGCGACATGCCTATCGGTATCCTCGGCTCGTTGGCTATCTGTACGGTTCTGTATATCCTGTTCGGTCACGTACTGACGGGTGTAGCCAACTGGCGCGAATTCGCTGACCCAGCTAAGGGCGGCGAAGCTTCAGTGGCCTACGCTATTAAGGCGCACATGCCCGGCTACGGCTGGCTGAGCACGGCCGTAACGCTGGCCATTCTGCTGGGTTTCTCGTCGGTAATTCTGGTGATGCTGATGGGCCAGAGCCGCGTGTTCTTCTCGATGGCGAAGGACGGTCTGATGCCGAAAGCCTTCTCCGATCTACACCCCAAGTTCTCTACGCCCTACAAATCTAACCTGGCCCTGCTAGTGTTTGTGGGTGGTTTTGCGGCCTTCGTACCCGGCTCTTTGGCCGGTGACCTGACTTCGTTCGGTACGCTGCTGGCCTTCGTGCTGGTATCGGCTGGCGTCTGGATCATGCGTCGTTCTGACCCCGCGCAGCCTCGTCCGTTCCGCGCACCGCTCTCGTCGCCCACGTTCCCCTTCGTGCCGATTATGGGCATTCTGGTGTGCTTGAGCATGATTGCCGCCCTCGATGCCTTCACGCTGAAGGTGGCTATGGGCTGGATGCTGCTCGGCTTTATCGTGTATTTCCTCTACGGCAAGCGCAACTCCAAGCTGCAGCAAGGTGTGGTTGTAATGCCTACCGAAATGGAAGAGCAAGCCTTCATTGAGCCGGTTGACAAGAACTAA
- a CDS encoding cupin domain-containing protein yields MQRRHFIQTTLVGLPLLATGQVAPSGSRQGKGFKALAGEGRRHGHIKLKGVNANILDVKVSGHDTNGGLAIFEQTSLSQGRGTPLHLHYSQDEVFFVEAGEYYFQVGEDNYQLKSGDSIFLPRQVPHAWAQVSATGKMTVTLQPAGKLEEFFLALAALKTEPTPQEIARIFEAHEMKVVGPPLKVG; encoded by the coding sequence ATGCAGCGTCGCCATTTTATCCAGACTACATTGGTTGGCTTGCCTTTGCTGGCCACCGGCCAGGTTGCGCCTTCCGGTAGCCGCCAGGGCAAAGGCTTTAAAGCTCTTGCCGGCGAAGGCCGGCGGCATGGCCATATCAAGCTGAAAGGCGTGAATGCCAATATTCTGGATGTGAAAGTCTCGGGACACGATACGAACGGCGGCCTGGCCATCTTCGAGCAAACCAGCCTATCGCAGGGCCGGGGCACGCCGCTGCACCTGCACTACTCCCAGGACGAGGTATTTTTCGTGGAGGCCGGCGAATATTACTTCCAAGTAGGCGAGGACAACTACCAGCTAAAATCCGGCGACAGTATTTTCCTGCCCCGCCAGGTGCCCCACGCCTGGGCCCAAGTTAGTGCTACGGGCAAAATGACGGTTACGCTGCAGCCCGCTGGCAAGCTCGAAGAATTCTTCCTGGCACTGGCTGCGCTCAAGACCGAGCCAACACCGCAGGAAATAGCCCGCATTTTCGAGGCCCACGAAATGAAAGTGGTGGGCCCGCCGCTGAAGGTGGGGTAA
- a CDS encoding GNAT family N-acetyltransferase, with the protein MSFTLRPWSPDDLPSLIQSANNPAIAGFMNDQFPHPYTEETGRNFIQMASQANPVHIFAIEVDGRAVGGIGIHPGSNIERKNAEMGYWLAEHFWGRGIITEAVKQLVAYGFQTFDINRIFARPFGTNLASQRVLEKAGFVLEARFEKTFFKNGEYLDELVYAVRRSA; encoded by the coding sequence ATGTCGTTTACGCTCCGCCCATGGTCACCTGATGACCTGCCTAGCCTCATTCAATCGGCCAATAACCCTGCCATTGCGGGCTTTATGAACGACCAGTTTCCGCATCCCTACACCGAGGAAACCGGCCGAAATTTCATCCAGATGGCCAGCCAGGCCAATCCGGTGCACATCTTCGCCATTGAGGTAGATGGCCGAGCCGTGGGCGGCATCGGTATTCACCCGGGCAGCAATATCGAGCGCAAAAATGCGGAAATGGGGTATTGGCTGGCTGAGCACTTCTGGGGCCGTGGCATCATCACGGAGGCTGTGAAGCAGCTAGTGGCTTACGGCTTCCAGACCTTCGACATCAACCGCATTTTTGCCCGCCCATTCGGTACTAACCTAGCCTCACAGCGCGTGTTGGAGAAAGCAGGCTTTGTGTTGGAAGCGCGTTTCGAAAAGACGTTTTTCAAAAATGGCGAATACCTGGATGAACTAGTGTACGCGGTGAGGCGCTCCGCATAA
- a CDS encoding MBL fold metallo-hydrolase, giving the protein MSPLPSSTTSVQIQQLYDKGLAHASYAIRSGRQVVIIDPARDPQPYYDFADEHDAKIVAVIETHPHADFVSSHLEIAQETGATIYVSKLVHASYPHHTFDDGQRISIGTVELHAINTPGHSPDSISILLMDELGQARAIFTGDTLFVGDVGRPDLRESDNVGGHSREELAAQLYRSTRQKLMTLPATTRVYPAHGPGSLCGKTTSLDLDSTIGKELKTNYALQPMSEDEFVRILLEDQPFMPKYFGHDVLLNKHGALPFEDSIRAVPRLFNADELAPDVLVIDTRPAAEFRLGHLPGAINLMDGGKFETWLGSIIGPQEPFYLVADSQIALDTVIRKTAKIGYEGNVRGALLTPQHLPATSPETNVDQVRERPEDFTIVDIRNRTETKQPIFENALLIPLPELRERAHEVPTSKPVLVHCAGGYRSAAGASILQAALPGSTIYDLGEAISTFQPQAVH; this is encoded by the coding sequence ATGAGTCCTCTGCCCAGTAGTACCACCTCGGTACAAATTCAGCAGCTATACGACAAAGGCTTGGCCCACGCGAGCTACGCCATCCGCAGCGGCCGCCAGGTGGTCATCATCGACCCGGCCCGCGACCCACAACCCTACTACGATTTCGCCGACGAGCACGACGCCAAGATTGTCGCCGTCATCGAAACCCATCCCCACGCCGACTTCGTGAGCAGCCACCTGGAAATTGCCCAGGAAACCGGCGCCACCATCTACGTCAGCAAGCTGGTGCACGCCAGCTACCCCCACCACACCTTCGACGACGGCCAGCGCATTTCTATTGGAACTGTGGAGCTGCACGCCATCAATACCCCCGGCCACTCCCCAGATTCGATCAGCATCCTGCTGATGGACGAGCTAGGCCAGGCCCGCGCCATTTTCACCGGCGACACCCTGTTTGTGGGGGATGTAGGCCGCCCCGACCTGCGCGAAAGCGACAACGTAGGCGGCCACAGCCGCGAGGAGTTGGCCGCCCAGCTTTACCGCAGTACCCGCCAGAAGCTCATGACCTTGCCGGCCACCACGCGTGTGTATCCGGCGCACGGCCCCGGCTCCTTGTGCGGCAAAACCACCAGCCTCGACCTCGACAGTACCATTGGCAAAGAGCTGAAGACGAACTACGCGCTACAGCCCATGTCGGAAGATGAGTTTGTGCGGATTCTGCTGGAAGATCAGCCCTTTATGCCGAAATACTTCGGGCACGATGTACTGCTGAACAAGCACGGCGCATTGCCCTTCGAGGATAGCATTCGGGCAGTGCCGCGCCTGTTTAATGCCGATGAGCTGGCGCCGGATGTGCTCGTAATCGACACCCGACCGGCCGCCGAGTTCCGCCTAGGCCACTTGCCGGGCGCTATCAACCTGATGGATGGCGGCAAGTTTGAAACATGGCTGGGCTCCATCATTGGCCCCCAAGAGCCGTTCTATCTGGTTGCCGATTCACAGATTGCGCTGGACACAGTGATTCGCAAAACCGCTAAAATCGGCTACGAAGGCAACGTGCGCGGTGCCCTCCTGACTCCCCAACACCTGCCTGCTACCAGTCCCGAAACCAACGTAGACCAGGTACGCGAGCGGCCCGAAGACTTCACCATCGTGGATATCCGCAACCGCACCGAAACCAAGCAGCCCATCTTTGAGAATGCGCTGCTGATTCCGCTGCCTGAGCTGCGCGAGCGGGCCCACGAGGTGCCTACCAGCAAGCCCGTGCTCGTGCACTGCGCCGGCGGCTACCGCTCGGCGGCTGGGGCCAGCATTCTGCAAGCGGCGTTGCCAGGTTCCACCATATACGATCTGGGCGAGGCTATTTCCACATTCCAGCCGCAGGCCGTGCATTAA
- the sbcD gene encoding exonuclease subunit SbcD yields the protein MRVLHTADWHLGQRFIQGHERTEEHRHFLEWLVTTIQEQQVEVLVIAGDIFDTGSPSNQALELYYSFLLNMRGTTCRDIVVVGGNHDSPATLNAPARLLRHLRVHVVGCVPDCFEDQILVLDDATGKPGLVVCAVPFLRDRDVRLSVPGETAEEREARIKQGIADHYARVAAAEQVWQLKDLGLPVLATGHLYAAGASPSDSERTIHVGNLGQVTADHFPDVFDYVALGHLHRPQRVGGREHIRYSGSPIPLSFSEIGHPKEVLLLEFVAGKLHQLQALEVPGTRRLIRFQGTLEEVTSGLQAYDNAGFVLPAWADVQVHSELTQLEVADALLKVIQELDRHQLQVLARRHFRLVQLRALGQEDLEAPLTRSLHDFTEREVFEQRLANEPEQGRAELLRTFDELLESL from the coding sequence ATGCGCGTACTACACACCGCCGACTGGCACTTGGGCCAGCGCTTCATTCAGGGCCACGAACGGACCGAGGAACACCGGCATTTCCTGGAGTGGCTCGTGACGACCATTCAGGAGCAGCAGGTGGAAGTGCTCGTTATTGCCGGCGACATTTTCGATACCGGTTCGCCTTCCAACCAGGCGCTGGAGCTGTACTACTCGTTTCTGCTCAACATGCGCGGCACTACCTGCCGCGATATCGTGGTGGTGGGCGGCAACCACGATTCGCCAGCCACCCTGAACGCGCCGGCACGTCTGTTGCGCCATTTGCGCGTGCATGTAGTTGGGTGCGTGCCCGATTGCTTCGAAGATCAGATTCTGGTGCTCGACGATGCCACCGGCAAGCCCGGCCTGGTGGTGTGCGCCGTGCCTTTCCTGCGCGACCGTGACGTGCGCCTCTCCGTGCCCGGCGAAACCGCCGAGGAGCGCGAAGCCCGCATCAAACAAGGCATTGCCGACCACTACGCCCGCGTGGCTGCCGCCGAGCAGGTGTGGCAGCTCAAAGACCTGGGCCTGCCTGTGCTGGCCACTGGCCACCTCTACGCCGCCGGCGCCTCTCCTTCCGACTCGGAGCGCACCATTCACGTCGGCAATCTGGGCCAGGTCACGGCCGACCATTTTCCGGATGTGTTCGATTATGTGGCCCTAGGCCACTTGCACCGCCCGCAGCGCGTGGGTGGCCGCGAGCATATCCGCTACTCGGGCTCCCCTATTCCGTTGTCGTTTTCCGAAATTGGTCATCCGAAAGAAGTGCTACTGCTGGAGTTTGTGGCTGGCAAGCTGCACCAGTTGCAAGCGCTGGAGGTGCCCGGCACCCGCCGTCTGATCCGTTTCCAGGGCACGTTGGAAGAAGTAACGAGTGGCCTACAGGCCTACGACAATGCGGGCTTCGTGCTGCCGGCCTGGGCCGATGTGCAGGTGCACTCCGAGCTGACCCAACTGGAGGTAGCCGACGCACTGCTGAAAGTGATTCAGGAGCTGGACCGCCACCAGCTGCAAGTGCTGGCTCGCCGACATTTCCGCCTCGTGCAGCTGCGCGCCCTAGGCCAGGAAGATCTCGAAGCGCCCCTCACCCGCAGCCTCCACGACTTCACCGAACGCGAAGTGTTTGAGCAGCGCCTGGCCAATGAGCCTGAGCAAGGCCGCGCGGAGCTCCTGCGCACGTTCGATGAGCTCCTGGAAAGCCTCTAG
- a CDS encoding glycoside hydrolase family 2 TIM barrel-domain containing protein has translation MKSHLVLALLALATVACAQKTPVKVEVKQANGRYELLRAGKPYFIKGAGGGQFPERVKAYGGNSIRTWSTEGADKTLAEANKNGLTVMLGLDVARERHGFDYNNPQAVAEQLQRLRADVLKYKDDPAVLFWGIGNELNLEYSNPKVWDAVQQIAQMIHEVDPNHPTSTVLAGLNQKEVDLIKAKCPAVDILSINTYAGLASIPQQVRTTGWTGPYVVAEWGPTGHWESPVTPWKASVEETSSQKAAVYQSRYEASVAKDKTQCLGTYVFLWSQKQERTPTWYGLFTEDGKESEVVDVMQYLWSGKWPTNRAPHLTSFLLNNQKATDNVYLQPGQSVPAAVTITDPDKDALTYRWELLPESTDLKSGGDRESRPVAISGLIPTGAKAQTTLKAPAQEGAYRLFVYAYDGQDNVATANIPFYVKGK, from the coding sequence ATGAAATCCCATTTAGTTCTTGCTCTGCTAGCGCTTGCCACTGTTGCGTGCGCCCAAAAAACGCCGGTTAAAGTGGAAGTGAAACAAGCGAATGGCCGCTATGAGCTGCTGCGCGCGGGTAAGCCATACTTCATCAAAGGTGCAGGAGGCGGCCAGTTTCCGGAACGCGTGAAGGCCTACGGGGGCAACTCTATCCGGACCTGGAGCACGGAGGGGGCTGATAAAACGCTGGCCGAAGCCAATAAAAACGGCCTCACGGTGATGCTAGGGCTAGATGTGGCCCGCGAGCGGCACGGCTTCGACTACAACAACCCCCAGGCCGTTGCGGAGCAGCTGCAACGGCTGCGCGCCGACGTGCTGAAGTATAAAGACGACCCGGCCGTGCTATTCTGGGGCATCGGCAACGAACTGAACCTGGAGTATAGCAATCCCAAGGTCTGGGATGCTGTGCAGCAGATTGCCCAGATGATTCATGAAGTAGACCCCAATCACCCAACCAGCACCGTGCTAGCGGGCCTCAACCAGAAGGAAGTAGACCTTATAAAGGCCAAGTGCCCGGCTGTGGATATCCTCAGCATCAATACCTACGCAGGCTTGGCTTCCATTCCGCAGCAGGTGCGCACCACCGGCTGGACTGGCCCTTACGTGGTGGCCGAATGGGGACCCACCGGCCACTGGGAAAGCCCCGTTACGCCCTGGAAAGCATCAGTAGAAGAAACCAGCAGCCAGAAAGCCGCCGTGTACCAGAGCCGCTACGAGGCCTCGGTTGCCAAAGACAAAACCCAATGTTTGGGCACGTATGTGTTTCTGTGGAGCCAGAAGCAGGAGCGCACCCCCACTTGGTACGGGCTGTTCACGGAAGACGGCAAAGAATCGGAAGTGGTCGATGTGATGCAGTACCTGTGGAGCGGCAAGTGGCCTACGAACCGCGCACCTCACCTCACCTCGTTTCTGCTGAATAACCAAAAGGCCACCGACAACGTGTACCTGCAGCCCGGTCAGAGCGTGCCCGCCGCAGTCACCATCACCGACCCCGACAAAGACGCCTTGACCTACCGCTGGGAACTGCTCCCGGAAAGCACAGACCTCAAATCGGGTGGCGACCGGGAAAGCCGGCCTGTGGCTATTTCGGGCTTGATTCCGACCGGTGCCAAAGCCCAGACTACTCTTAAGGCACCGGCCCAGGAAGGAGCCTACCGCTTATTCGTGTATGCCTATGACGGCCAGGATAACGTGGCTACGGCGAACATTCCCTTCTATGTAAAAGGCAAGTAA
- a CDS encoding MarR family winged helix-turn-helix transcriptional regulator produces the protein MKAKPDSPYCNCLLFSANALARLMTSLAEQEFRGTGLAPSLAFVVMTVNRVPGIQPKQISETMELTPSTVTRLVEKLEHQGYLRREVVGRATHVHATEQGTALQPQLKQAWNSLFKRYNELLGAEAAATLTKQAYAATKALQL, from the coding sequence ATGAAAGCCAAACCAGACTCTCCTTACTGCAACTGCCTGCTGTTTTCAGCAAATGCACTGGCTCGCCTGATGACGAGTTTGGCAGAGCAGGAATTTCGGGGCACTGGCCTGGCGCCATCGCTGGCTTTTGTGGTGATGACGGTGAACCGGGTTCCGGGCATTCAGCCCAAGCAAATCAGTGAAACAATGGAGCTGACGCCTTCTACCGTAACACGCTTAGTGGAAAAGCTGGAACACCAGGGCTATTTGCGCCGTGAGGTAGTGGGCCGCGCAACCCATGTGCATGCTACAGAGCAGGGAACTGCTCTGCAGCCGCAACTAAAGCAGGCCTGGAATAGCTTGTTTAAGCGCTATAACGAGTTGCTGGGGGCCGAAGCCGCCGCTACGCTAACAAAGCAGGCCTACGCCGCTACCAAAGCCTTGCAGCTATAG